The Musa acuminata AAA Group cultivar baxijiao chromosome BXJ2-2, Cavendish_Baxijiao_AAA, whole genome shotgun sequence genome contains the following window.
ACTTTTTTTATGTTTGACAAACACATTATACATAAAAAGATGCTTTAACTATTTCCGAGAGATGTTTTTTTGTCTAAAGTGCTTTTTCGTCCGAAGCATATGTATCATACATAAGAGGACGCTTTGGCCTTGATGATCATGTCGAgtgcttcaaatatttttttctctaattaGGATATATCAGATGTGAGGATACATCTTAGCTACAacaaaaatatgctttagacataATAATTCATTTTACTTGTGtcattaattttaatataaacatatATTTGATATATTGGTATGGAGAAATCTCTTTCTCGTGGGGGAGTATGTATGTTAAATTCGTAGAGAATGTATAAATCATTTTTGAAGAGATCCTTCTCTATGCCTCCCAGATGAGGTCAGGTGTTTCTATCTTGCATGAGAAGCAATAAGGAGTGGAGTGCTAATAGAGTTCGTTCCGATCATTTCTTATTATGTTATCATTAACATTAACATCAAAGTATGGATGGCTCGATGGCAAAAGTACTATTGTGCAATCATTGAcaccatattttaattttaattgagatgctttatatatatattttaaatatattatatattaactAGCATAAGTTAATTACCATTTTGATCATCAAGATTATTTAATTGGACGATACAATCGACTAGAGGATACGATCTTTTTAAGAATATAAATTgattattttaagaaaataattgATTCGAAGATACGATCATTTTAAAGGATATAATCAATTTGACGACCAAATAAGGTTGAGAATATTCCAAAGTTATTGACGCATTCGTCTtagtatcaaatgagatgattaacTTGAAGATACAATAGACTTGAAAGGGATGATCATTATCGACACGAGCAAGTAGGGTGTGTGAggctctcaattggtttcatcccaACAACCCCTACTGAATTCAACGGACACTCAAAAGGATGAGATGAATCCCATCTTTGATGAACAATTGGACAAATGAATTGATGAGCCACCATGAACCGGTGCATCATGAAAAAATTCCTTAGATTCACTTAAGGAAGATTCACTTAATTTAGGTATGATTTTGGTGTTTCATAAAATTGGATACGGGTGTCGAAACACACCAATCTAATTTAGGTATGATTTCATTAGATTCACTTAACCTTAATCGAGGATATAAatcctttttaaattttttttatgagacaTTAGATTCACTTAAGGAAGATCAAAAATTCGTAGGAAAAGATGATTGAATATTGAAAGTCTCATCTaataattcttttataattaaaataacgtAGTTGATGACATAATCCTATCCTATAATTAAACACAATAACGATTAAACAAGTTCATAATCTCAATCGATTCCGGAATCAACGTCCAAATAGAGGCCTAAAGTCAACGCAATTGACCTCTAGAACTATTAAGGTACACCCTGATCAAATTCTAATCAAGAAAGCTAACGTTTGCTATTTAATTATCTATATTTTCTCTCATCAATTTTGGGTGATAAGTTTTGTAGCATCTCTCTCGCTCGAGTGTGGTCATTCTGATGCATTCTTGGAAATATGTATATAGAAGGAACCTTCGTTTTCCATAGGAGACGAATGAGAGAACCTCTCAACTACAAGTCTACAAATCCATTGAATCCGTCGTAGGAggcatcaatataatttttagtcTTTAAACTCGTTTAATATGGCTTCCTTCTAAATTGCTATTTATTATTAAGGTTGTTGATCGCTTTTGCCATTAGTCACATGAATGATCGAGATTGATAGAACTTTTTGATCTAATCCCAAAAGCACTCAACATTCTAGAGGTCTAATGTAGTCGAAAGAGAGGAAAGTTTGGATACTGATTGCGTGATTGATCTATATGAAGATCTAGGTTAAGTAAATTTTTCTATAGGATGCCTTCGATGCTCAAATAAGTAGAAGAACAATAAAATtgaaaaaaatttagtaaataataattgaCCTTGATttcattaaattttatattatattttctcaAGAAGAATAACTATCGTAAGGTAGGGTCCAGTATTCTGTTaaacttttattttaatatttttttaattatttattttggatTAATGTTCATGAGATCCAATTATTAATCGAGACCTCGAGTTATAATGGAGCAAATATAGATGGGTTGATTGATAATTCTACAAATTTGAGTTAGGACATTGTATctttcaattaaatttgttatccAACATAATATGTAAGccaacttttatttatttttatttggaaaAAATAATATAGCTTATTATTGCCTATTTTTCGTTGGCGTCGACTTATCCTTTTATTGCTTTtccaataaattataattttaatacatattggtataataattatattatttttattcatattttttatAAAGGGTAAAAGCGGTAAACATATTAttttaatcccaaaaagaaaactCACTATAGGTAGTCAAAATCTAAATCGGATAAATTAAGTTAAGCGCATTCTTATCCTCCTTCAAATAAACTGATTTATTTGAATTATCGAGAAAAATTGATTTAAGCTTCCTCGCCGTTCTCCCTATACAAAAGCCACCATCCATCATCTCGGTCATGGCGACTCTTTCCTCCGGTGAGGTCAAGAAGCAGAGCTTCCTCAAATCAAAAATCTGGGCCGCAAGAATACTCCTCACCAATGTCACTCATGCAGAACTGTAAGTGTCTCTTTGGTTCCAACAGCGTCGGTATAGATAGATCATTGCTTCCCGAGCCGATAATTCCACGCGGTCATGCAGGCTGGCCAAAGAAGCAACGAGAAGCAAGCCATGGCCGCCGCAGGACACGGGGACGCTGCATGACATTTCAGAAGCTACTTTCGACATCGATGATTTCTTCAGAGTCGTGGACGTTCTGCACGACAGGTTTGCCTTCGCCTCGGCCTCTAATCTTGTTCCGCCTGAGGAGCTCTCAAAAGATGTAGCGTGGACAACAGGTTCGAGAAATTTAATGAGAAGCAATGGAAGAAAGGCTACAAGGCTCTGATACTGCTGGAATACCTTCTGACGCATGGGCCACTGAGCTTTGCAGATGAGTTAGAGAGCGATAAGGAAGTGATACAGAAGATGTGCAACTTCCATTGCTATGATGAAATGGGGTGAGCACGCCGAACTATAAGATTCTGATGGTGTTATGTATCGTGTACTGTGTTGCCATGTTTAGCTCTGCTCATGGTGGGTTGTGTTGTGCAGGCATAATTGGGGGTcgatgatgaagaagaaatcaGAGAGGGTGCTGCAGCTGATGGAGAAGGGACCATTCCAGAAAGAAGAGCGCGACCGGCTCCGACAGACTACTCGGAGGATTCAAGGCTTTGGTAACTCCAGTTCCGATTGTCCACTCCCCCGGCAGGGCTGAAGAGGCCTCAGAAGTGAAGCACCCAAAAGAGGATTAGGAATGGTTGCTTTGAGTGAGAGTACATGCGACAGTGGCAAGAAAGTTCTGCGCCCCAACTCCTTCCCAGCATTTGGGAGTGTGAGATTTAGCCTTTGTTTAGAAACCAACTCAATGAAGTCGGTGATTTAAAaccaaaataaatacatgaattatTGTTGTTGTAAGATTATCGAGAGAGtagaataatttaaattttaaaaaaattattattatgtcTCTTTTTTCGCTCGTCTatctttcttactctttattaatattgtatttttatctaatatttaGGAGTAATTATTTTTCAGTTTTTAAATTTAAGTGAAGTCAGCATCAAGGGATTGCTGATGAGGAGGGAACATATATGATCAAAGACAAAAAATCCACTAAAATTATGAATCTTCACTCAGCACATAGGCACTTCCAAGCTGCTTTGTATTGATAGGAATCAGTGACAACAAGCTCTGCTAACAGTAGGGCAAGAATAGGAGATCACTCAGTAGAAAGAAGAGGGTGTGATAAAAGACAAAAAGTGTGATAGAACTCTGTCACACAACTCTAATAGCATATGACAATTTTCATTTACCAGTTGAATCAACTTGATTCAGATTGTTCGCCTTTACATTCCCAAAATATGGCCTATACATGATTACAGAGTCTCCACCAAAGCTTAACCAGAATGGCACAAAGTCTTACTTCGAAAAAACAGAGAAGCTCTTTGCGTCTCTGTGGTCCTCTATAACTTCTTTTCGTTGTCTGTACCTCTATTTACAGACAAGATCTCCATATTTGTCCTTCCAAAGATATGACGATGATGGAAACATCATCATGATACTGTCGTCGGTCACCTTGTGGAATTTCGAGCAATTCGTGGAAGTCCATACCTGCAATAGAAGCACAGAAACCTTGATCGGTCGATACAGCAACTTCCACATTAAAACCCATTGTTGTTTGTATTATTTTGAAAATCCTTTACCTGCTTTCTTCGCAGCACGAAAAATGACTTCTTCAACAAGGTGTTGAGCAGGATCTCCTTCAGGTGTTGTTTCAATAAACATTTCAATTTGAGCAACCGCTTCTTCGTTAGTGAAATACTGATAAAGTCCATCAGATGATAGTATCAAAAATTTGTCCTTGGGACCAAGCTTATGATGGTAGAGGAACGGATTGCACGTGAGGTACGGAGAGGTTCCAATGTAATCAATTCTGAACATCTCCAGCAATGCGTTGTTCCATTTGGGCTGCAGAAAGTAATGAGAATATTAACATAGTCGTCCCAGTTCATAGTCACAGAATTAGCAAGCAAAATTAGTATGTACTCACTGGATGAAAAATAAAAGACTGATATTATCTTAGAAGATTTCAGTGTTTATGATCTACTAAAGAGTGCCGATGTCATGACATAATCTGTTGATCAATTGATTGCTTAAAGAGAAGTTCATCTTATACTAGTCCGGAAGGCCAGaatatgtttttctctttttgttcatTCCAAACCAGCATGTCTACTAAATTGATGAATCTCTATATTTTGACACAATCTGTGGTTTCATAACGAATCTCCTAAAATTTGTCAGAAGGTGAATTTTTGACCAGCTACTCAGTAAGCCAATTAAGTTCACCTGTTCATTTCAGAAGGCGCTAATCCGAACTTACATTCTAATGATATCAGCTAGCATATAAACATTCACAAGGCAACCATTCTGATACCTAATTGTATCATATGCTTAAATACATTCTTGTCAACTCTTTCTCCAGATTAGGCCCACACTAATGGATTCTTATCATTAAGCTTAAGCTACTTTGGATCCAAGTGCTGTACCAAAGATCCACCTCTTGCCTAAATCAGCTTGCGTCAGATTTATTTGATTGATTTAGGTCTTTGGAGACAAATCGGATGGCTCAAATTGCCGATGGCAACaactgagaagaaaaaaaaaactacatgTTTTGGTTCAtgtagttgaaaaaaaaaatcggaTGGCTCATGTAATTTTTGGATCGGATGGCTCATGTAATTTTTGGAGCACAAGCTGGCCTTCGGAACTTGATGTTTTGGTTCATGGTGATGCGAATGGTTGTGTGCTTTTCAGTTATATTTAGTAAAGTTTAGTTTTtgcttttggaaaaaaaaacaatTGAGAAGAAAAATCATGTTCTCTCTTCCACAAGTAATCATTTAAACCTATTTACATTTCTTGTATTAATTATGAATACCAACAAAATTGACTTGCATAAAAAGCTATCATGTTCTCTGCCAAGACGAGAACAAGATGATAAAATCTCAACATCAGCAGCTTCAAGTGGCACAATGCCCATTAATTGACATTGACCAAGAGATAGATAGCTTTCAAAATCACTTTTTCTAGGGATGAAACCTTATCTTCTGTTACTAAACCATATTTCTGTCCCAAGGTGAGTAACACATGAAATCATCTCAAAGTCAGCAACTCCAAGTGGCACAAGGCATTTCTATGCATGGACCTACAAAAGGATTTCGATCTCACATTCTTAGCAATGATATCATTGCGAAATCCATATTATTATTAATGATATAACCACATATCAAATATCAGCAAGCATGACTCTCTACTATATAAACACCCGATGGTTGATCTTAGAGATGCCATAATAAATGCCAGTTCAAGTGCCACCAGAACTACAAGCTCACACGATAAAGCATTAAGTGTATTAAGATGACAACAATCAAACCTGCTTCAAGAAGCCAGCACCAAAAGCTCTTGTGACCTTCAATGATCCTTTCACACGATTGTTTGAAATGGCCAACGAATCATCAGGGTGTTCGCTTTTTATTCTACAAACTTCCTGGAATTCATAAGCAATTTAGTTCTAAAGTTTACATATAAATTTCTCCAAGAATAGAAAAGGAAATGTATGAATACCAAATCAAATTACTACCTCTTCAACAGAAGTGCTATGATCCAAAGTCAGCTGTGTGGCCTCTAAATTTGGGAAGCATTTTAATCCATCGAAAACTTCAATATCACTCACAATCTCTTCATTGATTTTGTGAAGATCCAGCTTCGGCTTCCTGATTGAACTCCAAGAATCTGACTCTGCCTTCTGTGCTAAAATCGCACGGCTGTCCCCGACGTTCATTAAATACACATCATCCCCCTTCAACAGCATCACTAAAACACACGATCCCATCAGTGCAAGCTCAGGGTTCTCAGATATCATCTTATCCGcaatatctaaataattttcctcggtCTTCCTCAGAGCTTGAGAGAGAGCCTTCAGTACTTGAGAGTGATTGACTTCACCGGATGAGCACAACTGGCTCGATTGCTCCTTAAACACACAGTCAAGATCCAATCTTTCACCCTCCCGCTCGCAATTTGATCTCTCCTGCAACTTCTTCCTTTTAGTAGAGCTCTGCTTGTCTTCTTCGCAGCATCCAAATTCCTCGATGTACACACGGGCAAGCGGATCATGGATAGGCCCGGAAAGGGAATCTTCTTTATCATGCCAGAGAAGTCCCTTGAGTTCTTGGTGCACGGCGAAGTACAGATTTGAGAGGAGGTAATCAGTGGCATCAGGG
Protein-coding sequences here:
- the LOC135605973 gene encoding probable protein phosphatase 2C 23; this encodes MGNGYARLTRCFCCGGFPRHRGRHVAAAVTSEFYDEGLGHSFCYVRPDSCGGGLTSSAAAAAAVASSKVHHSEETTTFRAISGASVSANPSTPLSTVPHLVDCAGEGAVPTSAAFESSTSFSSVALQPVPRFSGPLSGPIAAGADRGFMSGPIERGFMSGPLDHRAALFSGPLEKPPSLTGQLLRSLSHGLPTPRRAAAAASLLRGLTKAITRTIYATAPGRGSTKVPKVPDLADASSRNLSNSSGRNSVEGGKWSDSSDSRNGSLQWAQGKAGEDRIHVVVSEEHGWVFVGIYDGFNGPDATDYLLSNLYFAVHQELKGLLWHDKEDSLSGPIHDPLARVYIEEFGCCEEDKQSSTKRKKLQERSNCEREGERLDLDCVFKEQSSQLCSSGEVNHSQVLKALSQALRKTEENYLDIADKMISENPELALMGSCVLVMLLKGDDVYLMNVGDSRAILAQKAESDSWSSIRKPKLDLHKINEEIVSDIEVFDGLKCFPNLEATQLTLDHSTSVEEEVCRIKSEHPDDSLAISNNRVKGSLKVTRAFGAGFLKQPKWNNALLEMFRIDYIGTSPYLTCNPFLYHHKLGPKDKFLILSSDGLYQYFTNEEAVAQIEMFIETTPEGDPAQHLVEEVIFRAAKKAGMDFHELLEIPQGDRRQYHDDVSIIVISLEGQIWRSCL
- the LOC135604851 gene encoding epsin-3-like, with translation MATLSSGEVKKQSFLKSKIWAARILLTNVTHAELLAKEATRSKPWPPQDTGTLHDISEATFDIDDFFRVVDVLHDRFEKFNEKQWKKGYKALILLEYLLTHGPLSFADELESDKEVIQKMCNFHCYDEMGHNWGSMMKKKSERVLQLMEKGPFQKEERDRLRQTTRRIQGFGNSSSDCPLPRQG